The proteins below are encoded in one region of Phaseolus vulgaris cultivar G19833 chromosome 1, P. vulgaris v2.0, whole genome shotgun sequence:
- the LOC137815803 gene encoding uncharacterized protein has product MGAVIPPGLVGVKASFTGVEDPEAHLTAFHTQMMLSGGSDAVYCKLFMSTLSGIALEWFVSLPDGHITSFQQFSKLFREQYIVNRAPPVVLYDLFDVRQNQGESLRDYLSRFGAQVVRLHNKDEDMLVHAFKKGVLVGPFSESLIRHRPSTFAEIRRRAVAHITAETTVSEKRESAIPNKSRTGPSRTQRPMRVHEAKEGKRAQGKPRPYEPRRDQNGGRTRESNAPPRFDFVVELAELIAIPAIAARLRTLEKTDRVLGRKKDVWCEFHQAYGHPLRACLALGHQLAELVKNGFLSDYLREPQGDQASGAPAGDPQHEVPVHGEVHTIAGGFSRGGCTTSQRKKYARSVLAVDSAEEDHSPDVDIVFTKADLRDVVPHDNDLIIISLVTAGRKVHRVLVDQGSSGDVMFWPTFSKLQLSPDHLKPYPGCLYGFAGDQVEVRGYVELRTTFTDGATARNEKIKYLVVNAPSAYNILLGRPTLNRLGAVPSTRHMKVKMPSMEGVVVTIKSDQKEARRFYENSLKQRRSVCQFTTTPPPRSDEGRAEVATLVRGTHGDVEMEEAMLEGTGSAQGEVEGARGIAPRESGIARAVIARERRPHPTERWVEAAIGGRGFKLGGQLDEDTRRQIAGVIEKNMGAFAWTASDMLGIDPDFLCHRLAMDPQVQPVRQRRRKYNEEKRQVIHEETHKLLATRHIREIQYPEWLANVVLVKKSNGKWRMCVDFTDLNKACPKDSYPLPSIDALVDSASGCQLMSFLDAFSGYNQIRMHPSDECKTAFMTERSCYCYKVMPFSLKNAGATYQRLMDRVLSPMLGRNVQAYVDDMVVTSRGKEEHVADLEELFTTIAKYGLKLNPEKCIFGVEAGKFLGFLLTKRGIEVNPEKCAANMAMRSPASVKEVQQLTGRLPALSRFMSAGGEKGHPYFQCLKRNSRFVWTEECEEAFVKLKEYLASSPVLCKPQTGAPLRLYFAVTERAVSSVLV; this is encoded by the coding sequence ATGGGCGCAGTCATACCACCAGGCTTAGTGGGGGTGAAGGCCTCGTTCACAGGGGTAGAGGATCCAGAAGCGCACCTAACGGctttccacacccagatgatgctttcTGGAGGCTCGGATGCCGTATACTGCAAGCTATTCATGAGTACCCTGAGTGGGATTGCGCTAGAATGGTTCGTAAGCCTGCCAGACGGCCACATCACGTCGTTTCAACAATTCTCAAAGCTGTTCAGGGAGCAGTATATCGTGAACAGGGCACCCCCAGTGGTGTTGTACGATCTCTTCGATGTGCGCCAGAACCAAGGCGAGTCCCTCCGGGATTACCTTagtcgttttggggcgcaggtggtgaggctgcaCAACAaggatgaagatatgctggtgcacgcgttcaaGAAAGGGGTTCTTGTAGGCCCCTTTAGTGAGTCTTTGATCAGGCACCGCCCCAGCACGTTCGCGGAGATTAGGCGTCGTGCCGTGGCGCACATCACCGCAGAAACAACGGTTTCTGAGAAAAGGGAAAGCGCGATCCCTAACAAGTCACGCACAGGACCAAGCAGGACTCAACGGCCGATGAGGGTGCACGAGGCCAAAGAGGGAAAGAGGGCTCAGGGAAAACCCCGCCCTTACGAGCCTCGAAGGGATCAGAATGGGGGGCGCACGAGGGAGAGTAACGCACCCCCCAGGTTTGATtttgtggtggagctggcgGAACTGATCGCCATTCCAGCCATAGCAGCAAGGCTGCGAACACTGGAGAAGACCGACAGGGTGCTGGGGCGAAAGAAAGACGTATGGTGTGAGTTCCATCAGGCCTATGGCCACCCACTCCGCGCGtgcttggcgttgggacaccaactcgCGGAGTTGGTAAAAAACGGTTTCCTGAGTGATTACTTGCGAGAGCCGCAAGGCGATCAGGCATCGGGGGCCCCAGCAGGGGATCCTCAGCACGAGGTACCGGTGCACGGGGAGGTGCACACGATCGCGGGAGGATTCTCTAGGGGAGGATGTACAACCTCTCAGagaaagaagtacgcgcgatcggtgttGGCAGTCGACTCGGCGGAGGAGGATCACTCCCCCGACGTCGACATTGTCTTCACCAAAGCTGATctccgggacgttgtgcctcacgacaacgacctgATAATTATCTCCCTTGTCACGgcagggaggaaggtgcacagggtccttgtagaccagggaagctcgggagacgtgatgttctggccaacattcagcaaactgcagttgtcccctgatcatcTGAAGCCATACCcggggtgtttgtatggtttcgcaggggaccaggtagaggtgcggggctATGTGGAGTTGAGGACCACATTCACAGATGGTGCCACAGCCCGCAATGAGAAAATTAAGTACTTGGTGGTCAATGCTCCGTCCGcttacaacatactgttgggaagaccGACGCTCAACAGGTTAGGAGCCgtaccatcgacaaggcacatgaaggtaaagatGCCTTCAATGGAGGGGGTAGTGGTTACCATTAAATCGGACCAAAAGGAAGCCCGCCGCTTCTATGAAAACAGTCTCAAGCAGCGGAGAAGCGTGTGCCAATTTACCACAACGCCGCCACCAAGGTCGGACGAGGGAAGAGCGGAGGTCGCGACGTTGGTAAGAGGCACGCACGGCGACGTGGAAATGGAAGAGGCGATGCTTGAGGGCACGGGAAGTGCCCAGGGTGAAGTTGAGGGGGCGAGAGGGATCGCGCCTCGCGAGTCTGGGAtagcgagggcggtcatcgccagagAGAGAAGACCCCACCCGACTGAGAGGTGGGTGGAGGCGGCAATTGGGGGAAGGGGGTTCAAGCTGGGAGGACAGCTCGACGAGGACACGCGACGACAGATCGCCGGGGTAATTGAGAAGAACATGGGCGCATTTGCATGGACGGCCTCGGACATGCTGGGCATTGACCCGGACTTCCTCTGCCATCGCCTCGCAATGGATCCCCAGGTCCAACCGGTGCGCCAAAGGAGGAGGAAGTACAATGAGGAGAAGAGGCAGGTGATCCATGAGGAAACCCACAAACTCTTGGCCACGAGGCATATCAGGGAAATCCAGTACCcagagtggctggccaatgtggtGCTGGTGAAGAAATCAAACGgcaaatggaggatgtgcgtggatttCACCGACCTCAACAAAGCATGCCCTAAGGACTCCTATCCCCTGCCTAGCAttgacgccctggtagatagtgcgtCAGGATGCCAGCTGATGAGTTTCTTGGACGCCTTTTCgggttacaaccagatcaggatgcacccgtcggacgagtgcaagactgcgttcatgaccGAGCGGTCCTGCTACTGTTATAAGGTAATGCCGTTCAGTCTGAAGAATGCAGGAGCCACCtatcagaggctgatggatagaGTACTCTcgccgatgctgggaaggaacgtacaggcgtacgtcgatgacatggtggtcacctcgcGAGGGAAGGAGGAGCATGTTGCTGATCTGGAGGAACTTTTCACAACGATCGCCAAGTACgggttgaagctcaacccagaGAAATGTATCTTTGGTGTGGAAGCGGGGAAGTTTCTAGGTTTCCTCTTAACAAAGCGAGGGATTGAGGTAAATCCCGAGAAATGTGCGGCGAAtatggcaatgaggagcccggcgtcggtgaaggaggtgcagcaactcaccgGTCGGCTGCCGGCTTTGTCGCGATtcatgtccgctggaggggagaagggccatcctTACTTCCAATGTCTCAAGCGGAACAGCAGGTTCGTTTGGACCGAAGAATGTGAGGAGGCATTCGTTAAGCTTAAAGAATATTTGGCAAGCTCGCCGGTGCTGTGCAAGCCACAGACGGGCGCCCCTCTTCGTTTATACTTTGCTGTAACAGAGAGGGCGGTCAGTTCAGTTCTGGTCTAA
- the LOC137815802 gene encoding uncharacterized protein, whose translation MTDLPIQKVLKKPDVAGRMVKWAVKLSEFDIRYEPRGPIKGQVFADFVVELSSGDAPPEGSVFRWVLSVDGSSNQQGSGARVILEGPNGVLIEQSLRFAFKANNNQAEYEALIAGMLLAKEIGARRLTAKTDSLLVTGQVTGEFQAKDPQMAAYLEYVRTLKVSFIAFELIHVPREQNAKVDLLAKLASSGKGEGRGPSSRRH comes from the coding sequence ATGACTGATCTTCCCATCCAAAAGGTGCTGAAAAAGCCGGATGTAGCCGGAAGAATGGTAAAGTGGGCCGTAAAATTATCTGAGTTCGATATCAGATAcgaaccccgaggaccgatcaaggggcaggtgttcgcggattTCGTCGTTGAGTTGTCATCGGGTGACGCACCGCCAGAGGGCTCGGTCTTCCGATGGGTCTTATCGGTAGACGGATCCTCAAACCAACAGGGGAGTGGCGCGAGGGTCATCTTAGAAGGCCcgaacggggtactgatcgagcagtccctgcgtttcgccttcaaagccaacaacaaccaggcggagtacgaggccctaATCGCCGGAATGCTGCTGGCAAAGGAGATAGGAGCAAGAAGGTTAACGGCCAAAACCGATTCCCTGTTGGTCACTGGGCAGGTAACCGGGGAATTCCAGGCCaaagacccgcagatggctGCATACCTTGAGTATGTGCGCACCTTGAAGGTATCCTTTATAGCGTTTGAATTGATCCACGTGCCAAGGGAACAAAATGCCAAAGTCGACTTGCTCGCCAAGCTAGCCAGCTCGGGCaagggggaaggcagaggaccgtcatccAGGAGACACTGA